One window of Halonatronomonas betaini genomic DNA carries:
- the dnaK gene encoding molecular chaperone DnaK — protein MGKILGIDLGTTNSCMAVMEGDEPTVIPNKEGGRTTPSVVAYNKKGERIVGEHAKRQAITNADQTVQSIKREMGTDYRVNLKDEEYTPQEISSMILQKMKMDAEDYLGQEVKEAVITVPAYFSDSQRQATKDAGKIAGLEVKRIINEPTAAALAYGLDDDKDQTILVFDLGGGTFDVSILEIGDGVFEVVATSGNNKLGGDDFDERVIDYLASEFKNEYGIDLKKDKMALQRLKDAAEKAKIELSSVKETNVNLPFITQTDDGPKHLDVDITRAKFNEITEDLVEKTMEPTRQALKDAGIGNGEIDEVILVGGSTRIPAVQEAVEEHVGKAPNKGINPDEVVAVGAAIQAGVLSGEVDDLVLLDVTPLSLGIETLGGVFTKLIDRNTTIPTSKSKVFSTAEDNQTTVDIHVLQGERKMAKHNKTLGRFQLTDIPPAPRGVPQIEVTFDIDENGIVNVSAKDKGTGNEQNITIKSDSGLSEEEIEEMVKEAEKHAEEDKKKVEKIEKKNEAEAMVHSVEKTLDEAGDDIDDALVEKVEKAKEDLESALEGEEIDVDLIDEKMETLTEEMTELSQELYSKQEAAGQGAAGQPGAGAAGAQQDAGSEDDDTIDVDYEEVDEEDRN, from the coding sequence ATGGGTAAGATATTAGGTATTGATTTAGGTACAACCAATTCATGTATGGCTGTTATGGAAGGTGATGAACCAACTGTTATTCCTAACAAAGAGGGTGGCAGAACAACACCTTCTGTTGTTGCCTATAATAAAAAAGGTGAAAGAATTGTTGGTGAACATGCCAAAAGGCAGGCAATAACAAATGCAGATCAGACAGTACAATCTATTAAAAGAGAAATGGGTACTGATTACAGAGTTAATCTAAAGGACGAAGAGTATACTCCTCAGGAGATTTCTTCAATGATCCTTCAGAAGATGAAAATGGATGCTGAGGATTATTTAGGCCAGGAAGTTAAAGAAGCTGTAATTACTGTTCCAGCTTATTTTAGCGACAGTCAGCGTCAGGCAACAAAGGATGCCGGTAAGATTGCCGGGCTGGAAGTCAAGAGAATTATTAATGAGCCTACAGCTGCTGCACTGGCTTATGGCCTTGATGATGACAAAGATCAGACTATTTTAGTCTTTGACCTCGGTGGAGGTACTTTTGATGTTTCAATTCTTGAGATTGGAGATGGCGTCTTTGAAGTTGTTGCTACCAGCGGTAATAATAAATTAGGTGGCGACGATTTTGATGAAAGAGTTATTGATTATCTAGCTTCAGAATTCAAGAATGAATATGGAATAGATTTAAAGAAAGATAAAATGGCACTTCAACGCTTAAAAGATGCTGCTGAAAAAGCAAAGATTGAGTTATCAAGTGTTAAAGAAACAAATGTAAATCTACCATTTATAACTCAAACAGATGATGGGCCAAAGCATCTTGATGTTGATATAACAAGGGCTAAGTTTAATGAAATCACTGAAGACCTTGTTGAAAAGACAATGGAGCCAACCAGACAGGCTCTTAAAGATGCAGGAATTGGTAATGGTGAAATTGATGAAGTCATTCTTGTTGGAGGTTCAACAAGGATACCTGCAGTTCAGGAGGCTGTTGAAGAACATGTCGGGAAAGCTCCTAATAAAGGAATCAATCCTGATGAAGTTGTAGCTGTTGGCGCTGCAATTCAGGCTGGAGTCCTCTCAGGAGAGGTAGATGATCTTGTTCTCCTGGATGTAACACCACTATCATTAGGTATCGAAACACTTGGTGGAGTATTTACTAAATTAATTGATAGAAATACAACTATTCCAACATCTAAGAGCAAGGTATTCTCAACTGCTGAAGATAACCAGACAACTGTTGATATTCATGTTCTCCAGGGTGAAAGAAAGATGGCCAAGCATAATAAGACCCTTGGACGTTTCCAGTTGACTGATATTCCACCTGCTCCAAGAGGGGTGCCACAGATTGAGGTCACCTTTGATATTGATGAAAATGGTATCGTTAATGTTTCCGCTAAAGACAAAGGTACTGGCAATGAGCAGAATATTACTATTAAATCAGATAGCGGTTTAAGTGAAGAGGAAATTGAAGAAATGGTAAAAGAGGCAGAAAAGCATGCCGAGGAAGACAAAAAGAAAGTCGAAAAAATTGAAAAGAAAAATGAAGCTGAGGCAATGGTCCACTCTGTAGAGAAAACTCTGGATGAAGCCGGTGATGATATTGATGATGCACTGGTTGAAAAGGTTGAAAAAGCTAAAGAGGATCTCGAATCTGCCCTTGAAGGCGAAGAGATAGATGTTGATTTAATCGATGAGAAGATGGAAACATTGACTGAAGAGATGACTGAGTTGAGTCAGGAACTCTACTCCAAGCAGGAAGCTGCTGGCCAGGGTGCAGCAGGACAGCCTGGAGCAGGAGCTGCTGGAGCCCAGCAGGATGCTGGTTCAGAAGATGATGACACGATAGATGTTGATTATGAGGAAGTTGATGAAGAAGATAGAAATTAA
- the lepA gene encoding translation elongation factor 4, with protein sequence MKNENIRNFCIIAHIDHGKSTLADRILEKTGTITDRDMQEQVLDNMDLERERGITIKAQAVSLKYKDYKLNLIDTPGHVDFAYEVSRSLAACEGALLIIDAAQGVEAQTMANIYLALEHDLEIIPVINKIDLPAANPDRVKEELMDLGIDPDEALLTSAKEGIGITEVLDAIIERIPAPEAELDQPLKALVFDSIYNSYQGVIPHIRVVSGTVKKGDMIYLMASEKKYEVDEVGIFNPGFKEVDELVAGEVGYLMAGIKDVRNCRVGDTITNYHKPASKPLPGYKKVQPMVFSGMYPTDNNDYKVLQEALEKLQLNDAALTFESETSEALGFGFRCGFLGLLHMEIVQERLEREYDLDLVITAPSVIYKVEKKSGEELEIENPSNFPEQNEIETVAEPFVKTYISLPEDYIGAVMKLCEDNRGEFVNMKYLDENRVVINYHMPMNEIITDFFNQLKSSTRGYATLDYEQIGYRESDLVKLDILVNKEPVDALSTIVHRDNARKLGESLARKLKEIIPRHMFKVPIQAAIGNDVVARVNIPAQRKDVLQKCYGGDVSRKRKLLEKQKEGKKRMKQVGSVEIPQDAFMAVLERNDDD encoded by the coding sequence TTGAAGAACGAAAATATACGAAACTTTTGTATAATTGCACATATTGATCACGGGAAATCTACTTTAGCTGACCGAATTTTGGAGAAGACAGGAACAATTACAGATAGAGATATGCAGGAACAGGTTCTTGATAATATGGATCTAGAGAGAGAAAGGGGAATTACGATAAAAGCTCAGGCAGTTTCCCTTAAATATAAAGATTACAAGCTTAATCTGATAGATACTCCAGGCCATGTTGATTTTGCTTATGAGGTTTCAAGAAGCCTGGCAGCCTGTGAGGGTGCTCTTTTAATTATTGATGCAGCCCAGGGTGTTGAGGCCCAGACAATGGCCAATATCTACCTGGCTTTAGAGCATGACCTTGAGATTATACCAGTTATTAATAAGATTGATCTGCCAGCTGCTAATCCTGATCGGGTGAAGGAAGAATTGATGGATTTAGGGATAGACCCTGATGAGGCTCTTTTAACTTCTGCCAAAGAGGGGATTGGCATAACAGAGGTCTTAGATGCGATAATTGAAAGAATTCCAGCTCCTGAAGCTGAGTTAGATCAGCCTCTGAAGGCACTGGTCTTTGATTCGATCTACAATTCATACCAGGGAGTTATTCCCCATATCAGAGTTGTTTCTGGTACTGTTAAAAAAGGCGATATGATCTATTTAATGGCCAGCGAGAAAAAATATGAGGTTGATGAAGTTGGTATTTTTAATCCTGGATTTAAAGAGGTTGATGAACTTGTTGCTGGAGAAGTTGGCTATTTAATGGCCGGGATTAAAGATGTCAGGAATTGCCGGGTAGGAGATACGATTACGAATTATCATAAACCAGCCAGCAAGCCTTTACCAGGTTATAAAAAAGTTCAACCAATGGTATTTAGTGGGATGTACCCAACAGATAATAATGATTATAAAGTTCTTCAGGAAGCACTGGAGAAATTACAGTTAAATGATGCTGCCCTAACCTTTGAATCTGAAACTTCAGAGGCTCTAGGCTTTGGATTTAGATGTGGATTTTTAGGTCTGCTCCATATGGAGATTGTTCAGGAAAGATTGGAAAGAGAATATGATTTAGATTTAGTTATTACCGCTCCCAGCGTTATTTATAAAGTTGAAAAGAAATCAGGAGAAGAACTGGAGATAGAAAATCCATCTAACTTTCCTGAACAGAATGAGATAGAGACAGTTGCAGAACCATTTGTTAAGACTTATATTAGTTTGCCAGAAGACTATATCGGTGCTGTTATGAAATTATGTGAGGATAATCGAGGCGAATTTGTTAATATGAAATATCTTGATGAGAATCGGGTGGTTATTAATTATCATATGCCGATGAATGAGATTATTACAGATTTCTTTAACCAGTTAAAATCCAGTACCAGAGGTTATGCAACTCTGGATTATGAACAGATTGGCTATCGGGAATCTGATCTAGTAAAACTTGATATTTTAGTCAATAAAGAGCCAGTTGATGCTTTATCAACAATTGTTCACCGGGATAATGCCAGAAAACTGGGAGAAAGTCTTGCAAGAAAATTAAAAGAGATTATCCCCCGTCATATGTTTAAAGTTCCTATCCAGGCTGCGATTGGCAATGATGTTGTTGCCAGAGTTAATATTCCTGCCCAGCGGAAAGACGTTCTCCAGAAATGTTATGGTGGAGATGTAAGTAGAAAGAGAAAGCTACTTGAAAAACAGAAAGAAGGGAAAAAGCGGATGAAACAGGTTGGAAGTGTAGAGATACCCCAGGATGCATTTATGGCTGTTCTTGAGAGGAACGATGATGACTAA
- a CDS encoding RsmE family RNA methyltransferase, translating to MRRFFLKDKPDNLNEGDIVPIAGELYNHIFNSLRHESGDNILLLDGDGLKYEVEILEVKQEIAECRIIAIEETAGEPRVQIYIAQAIAKKGNFEYVLQKSTEIGAVGFYPLETARTVVKIKESRKAKKIKRWQKIIKEAARQSERGEIPEIFDPVDLAQLKGSFSEFDAILIARARNEASGLKEVVNKLETSCDYEDLRFLILVGPEGGFTDTEIDEILSVDNTYGFNLGPRILRTETVAPLVTGLILYERGEI from the coding sequence ATGCGTAGATTTTTCCTAAAGGATAAGCCTGATAATCTAAATGAAGGTGATATTGTACCTATTGCTGGTGAGCTATATAATCACATCTTTAATAGCCTCCGCCATGAATCAGGGGATAATATTTTATTGCTTGATGGAGATGGCCTAAAATATGAAGTTGAAATTCTGGAAGTTAAACAGGAAATAGCTGAATGTAGAATTATAGCAATTGAAGAAACAGCCGGCGAACCCAGGGTTCAGATCTATATCGCCCAGGCAATAGCTAAAAAGGGTAATTTTGAATATGTTCTACAGAAGTCGACAGAGATTGGGGCAGTCGGCTTTTATCCTTTAGAGACTGCAAGAACAGTTGTTAAAATCAAGGAATCCAGGAAAGCAAAAAAAATAAAGCGGTGGCAGAAAATTATTAAGGAAGCTGCCAGGCAATCAGAACGAGGGGAAATCCCTGAAATTTTTGACCCGGTTGATTTAGCTCAACTTAAAGGGAGCTTTTCTGAATTTGATGCAATCCTGATAGCCAGGGCCCGCAATGAAGCCAGTGGTTTAAAAGAGGTTGTAAATAAGCTTGAAACCAGTTGTGATTATGAAGATCTAAGATTTTTAATTCTGGTTGGGCCTGAAGGTGGTTTTACAGATACTGAGATTGATGAGATTTTATCTGTTGATAATACTTATGGGTTTAATTTAGGTCCAAGAATTTTAAGAACTGAAACAGTTGCTCCTCTGGTAACAGGTTTGATATTATACGAAAGAGGGGAAATATGA
- the dnaJ gene encoding molecular chaperone DnaJ has protein sequence MASQKDYYDILGVDRDADQKEIKKAYRKLAKKYHPDRNPDDPEAGEKFKEISEAYGILSDEDKRARYDQYGHAGIGDDDFNYEDFARGGFGGLEDLFEMFMGGGFSGMGQRSQNRPTRGRDLEYRMEISFEDAAFGTEKTIRIPRQETCQTCDGSGAKPGSNPRTCPKCDGSGQIRVNQRTPFGNMAQIKTCDRCQGRGEIIDEPCPDCNGEGRVTRRRDIKVEIPAGISSGQRIRLSGKGGAGKRGGPSGDLFVRVDVKPHDLFERKGDDVYYELPINFVQAALGDEIQVPTLEGEVKLKIPEGTQPGDSLRLKNKGINHLRSSGRGDQYIKIKVVIPKSLDSEQKELLQKFAKISGDEINPESKGFFSRVKDAFGGN, from the coding sequence ATGGCTAGCCAAAAAGATTATTATGATATATTAGGTGTCGATCGCGATGCCGATCAGAAAGAAATTAAAAAAGCATATAGAAAACTGGCAAAGAAATATCATCCTGATCGTAATCCAGATGATCCTGAAGCCGGAGAAAAATTTAAAGAGATATCAGAGGCCTATGGTATTTTAAGTGATGAAGATAAAAGGGCCCGTTATGATCAATATGGCCATGCCGGTATTGGCGATGATGACTTCAACTATGAAGACTTTGCCCGGGGAGGTTTTGGTGGCTTAGAAGACCTCTTTGAAATGTTTATGGGCGGAGGCTTCTCAGGAATGGGCCAGCGCTCCCAGAATAGGCCAACAAGGGGAAGAGATCTGGAGTATCGGATGGAAATTTCTTTTGAAGATGCTGCCTTTGGTACTGAAAAGACTATTAGAATTCCAAGGCAGGAGACCTGTCAGACCTGTGATGGTTCAGGAGCTAAACCAGGCAGCAACCCGAGGACCTGCCCAAAATGTGATGGTAGCGGTCAGATAAGGGTTAATCAGAGAACTCCATTTGGAAATATGGCCCAGATTAAGACCTGTGATCGCTGTCAGGGCCGGGGTGAAATTATTGATGAACCATGTCCTGATTGTAACGGAGAAGGTAGAGTAACCCGGAGGAGAGATATAAAAGTTGAAATTCCTGCCGGCATTTCCAGTGGACAGAGAATTAGATTATCTGGTAAAGGTGGTGCCGGTAAACGAGGCGGACCATCTGGAGATCTCTTTGTAAGAGTAGATGTTAAGCCCCATGACCTATTTGAAAGAAAGGGTGATGATGTCTATTATGAGCTGCCAATTAATTTTGTCCAGGCAGCTTTAGGAGATGAGATTCAGGTCCCAACCCTTGAGGGAGAAGTTAAATTGAAAATTCCTGAAGGAACACAGCCTGGAGATAGCCTTCGCTTAAAGAATAAAGGTATTAATCATCTCCGTTCCAGTGGTCGCGGTGATCAGTATATTAAAATTAAAGTTGTTATTCCAAAATCCCTTGATTCTGAACAGAAAGAGCTTCTCCAGAAATTTGCCAAGATAAGTGGAGATGAGATAAATCCAGAAAGCAAAGGATTTTTTAGCCGGGTTAAAGATGCCTTTGGAGGTAACTAA
- the grpE gene encoding nucleotide exchange factor GrpE — MSSKDEEMKEQENNKSQDVEKEKDETIECELQPAEMQEKIERLEEQVDSLEEENQKYLNKLKRSQADFANYRRRTREEKADLAIKYKVEIIEQILPVLDNFERALASGCDDDGFSQGVEMIYRQLWTVLKQEGVKEITAVGEEFDHKYHEAVEKVESEEEEGTVIEEVQKGYLYEDVVVRPAMVKVAG, encoded by the coding sequence ATGAGCTCTAAAGATGAAGAGATGAAAGAGCAAGAAAACAATAAATCTCAAGATGTTGAAAAAGAAAAAGATGAAACTATCGAATGTGAATTACAACCTGCAGAGATGCAGGAGAAGATAGAAAGATTAGAAGAACAGGTTGACAGTCTGGAAGAAGAAAATCAGAAATACCTCAATAAATTAAAACGCTCCCAGGCTGATTTTGCCAATTATCGTCGGAGAACAAGAGAAGAGAAAGCTGATCTTGCCATTAAGTATAAAGTAGAAATAATTGAGCAGATTCTTCCTGTTTTAGATAATTTCGAGAGAGCTCTCGCCAGTGGTTGTGATGATGATGGTTTTTCTCAGGGCGTAGAGATGATCTATCGTCAGCTCTGGACTGTTTTAAAACAGGAAGGGGTTAAAGAGATTACTGCTGTTGGTGAAGAATTTGATCATAAGTATCATGAAGCTGTTGAAAAAGTTGAATCTGAAGAAGAAGAAGGAACTGTTATTGAAGAAGTTCAAAAAGGTTATCTTTATGAAGATGTTGTTGTAAGACCGGCTATGGTTAAAGTAGCTGGCTAA
- the rpsT gene encoding 30S ribosomal protein S20 has product MPIIESAKKRVRTSAKKAEQNKKWKKAMKLAIKDYKKLIEGDPSQEEAKESLAYAYKMIDKAVKNNIIHENNAARKKSRLTRMLNEKFN; this is encoded by the coding sequence ATGCCAATAATTGAATCTGCTAAAAAGCGGGTAAGAACTTCTGCTAAGAAGGCCGAGCAAAATAAAAAGTGGAAAAAGGCTATGAAGCTTGCCATTAAAGACTATAAGAAGCTAATTGAAGGTGATCCTTCTCAGGAAGAAGCTAAAGAGAGTCTGGCATATGCTTACAAAATGATTGATAAAGCTGTTAAAAATAATATTATCCACGAGAATAATGCTGCTCGCAAGAAATCTCGCTTAACCAGAATGCTTAACGAAAAATTTAACTAA
- a CDS encoding 50S ribosomal protein L11 methyltransferase, with amino-acid sequence MNYIAYHLKLPSEFEAVGENLYSQVFPEGFLAESLSDGRILFSGYIETKATIRNNENKLYDKYWLKLISYLNKRDFNYTLKRELYQEKDWVESWQENYQPVKVGNDWIILPPWKADQVEADDREVIIIDPGQAFGTGSHESTYLALKNLTDLIKDQMVETMLDIGTGSGILAIGGKKLGVGQVMAIDISEAAIENSINNFKHNDLSGEIETAVIDISQSELKKFQLVVSNLLAPIIHANFDGIIDRVAYEGFIILSGYIDKQSEKLKTRLLANNFDIIKEIERNEWRSLIARRSDSNA; translated from the coding sequence ATGAATTATATAGCATACCATTTAAAACTGCCGTCAGAGTTTGAGGCTGTTGGCGAGAACTTATACTCTCAGGTTTTTCCTGAGGGGTTTCTTGCTGAAAGTCTCTCTGACGGCAGAATTTTATTTTCTGGTTATATTGAAACTAAGGCTACTATTAGAAATAATGAGAATAAGTTATATGATAAATACTGGCTTAAATTAATCTCTTATCTTAATAAAAGAGATTTTAATTATACTTTAAAAAGAGAGCTATATCAGGAGAAAGACTGGGTTGAAAGTTGGCAGGAGAATTATCAGCCTGTTAAAGTTGGGAATGACTGGATTATATTGCCTCCCTGGAAGGCTGACCAGGTTGAAGCTGATGATAGAGAAGTTATAATTATAGATCCTGGCCAGGCATTTGGAACTGGAAGCCATGAAAGCACATATCTGGCTTTAAAAAATTTAACAGATCTAATAAAAGATCAAATGGTTGAAACTATGCTTGATATTGGAACAGGGAGCGGCATCCTGGCAATTGGAGGCAAAAAGCTTGGAGTTGGTCAGGTAATGGCTATAGATATTTCTGAAGCTGCCATCGAAAACTCTATTAATAATTTTAAACATAATGATTTATCAGGAGAGATTGAAACGGCAGTTATTGATATTAGCCAGTCTGAACTTAAAAAGTTTCAACTGGTAGTCTCCAATCTGCTTGCCCCAATAATCCATGCTAATTTTGATGGAATTATTGACAGGGTGGCTTATGAAGGTTTTATCATTCTGAGTGGGTATATTGATAAACAGTCAGAAAAATTAAAAACTAGATTGTTGGCCAATAATTTTGATATAATAAAAGAGATAGAGAGAAATGAATGGCGATCATTAATTGCCAGACGGAGTGATAGCAATGCGTAG
- the hrcA gene encoding heat-inducible transcriptional repressor HrcA translates to MVEEMTDRKIRVLKTIIQEHILTAEPVGSRTLAKKYDFGFSPATIRNEMADLEEMGFLEQPHTSAGRIPTDMGYRFYVNSLEKSELNSPPSIESYLQQLAKEYSGIEDVMSGMTRLLANLTQYTAFISEPAFTESRVNRIQLLPVSKKRLLLVVITDNGLVNNKIINLNKDLDEKQLEDLNRILNKRLKGVLIEDVDKKFLNNLQIELQRRINYTAEILESLQKEMSSISTKSGMKIHLDGTSYILEQPEFNDIDRLKKVLRILDREEELQKILNDINEELSIRIGAENKLEDMENCSLVLARYHIAKGASGRIGIIGPTRMEYSKVISSVDLAAELLSKLISSTGR, encoded by the coding sequence ATGGTTGAAGAAATGACAGATAGAAAGATTAGAGTCTTAAAGACCATCATCCAGGAGCATATTTTGACTGCTGAACCGGTAGGTTCAAGAACTCTTGCTAAAAAATATGATTTTGGTTTTAGCCCTGCAACAATCAGGAATGAAATGGCTGATTTAGAAGAGATGGGGTTTTTAGAACAACCACATACTTCAGCTGGACGTATCCCGACTGATATGGGATATCGTTTTTATGTGAATAGCCTGGAGAAGAGTGAGTTAAACTCTCCACCTTCTATTGAGAGCTATCTGCAACAGCTGGCAAAAGAATATTCTGGTATTGAGGATGTAATGTCAGGCATGACTAGATTACTTGCTAATTTAACTCAATATACAGCTTTTATTAGTGAGCCGGCTTTTACTGAAAGCAGGGTTAATAGAATTCAGTTATTACCGGTCAGTAAAAAGAGATTGCTGCTGGTGGTAATAACAGATAATGGTCTGGTTAATAATAAAATAATTAATTTGAATAAAGACCTGGATGAGAAGCAACTAGAGGATTTAAATAGAATCTTAAATAAACGATTAAAGGGTGTTCTAATTGAAGATGTAGATAAGAAATTCTTAAATAATCTCCAGATTGAATTGCAGCGGCGGATTAATTATACTGCTGAAATTCTTGAATCATTACAAAAAGAGATGTCCAGTATATCCACTAAAAGTGGGATGAAAATTCATCTGGATGGAACTTCATATATCTTAGAACAACCTGAGTTTAATGATATTGATCGCTTAAAAAAGGTTTTAAGAATCCTTGATAGAGAAGAAGAGCTCCAGAAGATTTTAAATGATATTAACGAAGAACTTTCAATTAGAATTGGAGCTGAAAATAAGTTAGAGGATATGGAAAATTGCAGTTTAGTTTTAGCCAGATATCACATAGCTAAAGGAGCAAGCGGCCGGATAGGAATTATTGGCCCAACAAGAATGGAGTACTCAAAAGTCATATCTTCAGTTGATCTGGCTGCAGAATTATTGAGCAAGTTAATTTCTAGTACAGGTAGGTGA
- the holA gene encoding DNA polymerase III subunit delta, with the protein MAESLNSFYLLAGEESYLIREKLNNIEEEIKKAGIEEIHRERIDDQAENFLQNLIQAVQTISLMTEYKLVIVECEELFASKNKYDRKIIDLFSKDLEKITVVFLLNSSPDKRIKIYKEFKKYGKFFEFKRPKYRDLDNWIRKKFKESSKTVDNRLVKYLEYLFDNRLEALDKEIEKIITLNYEKDKIGLKDSYQILSRDGLMAENIIFNMIDNWMAGKKNEALKEYRELIKDGQSPIYILIMIHRQLELLIKTKELKEKKRLNHKKIAKEINEHPYPVKKVYQQCGKVSFLKLELFMEKLWEVNYNIVTGQGGKPEELVEEFLLKFNP; encoded by the coding sequence GTGGCAGAATCCCTTAATTCTTTTTATCTGCTTGCAGGTGAAGAGAGCTATCTGATTAGAGAAAAATTAAATAATATTGAAGAGGAGATCAAAAAAGCTGGAATAGAAGAAATACATAGAGAGAGAATTGATGATCAGGCTGAAAATTTTTTGCAAAATTTAATTCAGGCAGTCCAGACGATTAGCCTGATGACAGAATATAAACTGGTGATAGTTGAATGTGAAGAGCTATTTGCCAGCAAAAATAAATATGACAGAAAAATTATTGATTTATTTTCAAAGGATTTAGAAAAAATAACAGTAGTTTTTCTTTTAAATAGCAGTCCAGATAAGAGAATTAAAATCTATAAAGAATTCAAGAAATATGGTAAGTTTTTTGAATTCAAAAGACCTAAATATAGAGATTTAGATAACTGGATTAGAAAGAAATTTAAGGAATCATCAAAAACAGTTGATAACAGGCTGGTAAAATATTTAGAGTATCTTTTTGATAATAGATTGGAAGCCCTTGATAAAGAAATTGAAAAGATAATAACATTAAATTATGAGAAAGATAAAATTGGACTTAAAGATTCCTATCAGATTTTAAGTCGGGATGGTTTAATGGCAGAAAATATTATATTTAATATGATAGATAACTGGATGGCCGGCAAAAAGAATGAAGCTTTAAAGGAATATAGAGAGTTAATAAAGGATGGACAGAGTCCTATATATATTCTGATTATGATTCACAGGCAACTGGAATTATTAATCAAAACAAAAGAACTTAAAGAGAAAAAAAGATTAAATCATAAAAAAATTGCTAAAGAGATAAATGAACATCCCTATCCAGTCAAAAAAGTTTATCAGCAATGCGGGAAGGTTTCATTTTTAAAACTTGAATTATTTATGGAAAAACTCTGGGAGGTAAATTATAATATTGTCACAGGCCAGGGCGGAAAACCTGAAGAATTAGTAGAAGAATTTTTATTAAAATTCAATCCATAA
- the hemW gene encoding radical SAM family heme chaperone HemW, which yields MTNSKKELLNKFRDRGLSLYFHFPFCKSKCSYCDFYSLTGKADLKSEYIKALIAELDLSGRRFSSLYPEPSTIYFGGGTPSLFNPANFNLIIEKVKSNFGLKLDPEITLEINPADINSFEELKEFKQAGINRFSLGVQSLNDEELKLLDRRHDSKQAREVIKFLHELGVNFSVDLISSLPGQKSFDYLTSLKELVKYRPNHFSIYNLQLEEGTELFRAVANGELPEISEDVDAINYKNTERILKSAGYDHYEISSFALPGYQSAHNSSYWRFIPYLGLGPGAHSFIELNRIENLKDLDSYIKLNSKNQEAEHQIDELIIKELRSEFMFLGLRMEQGILKKEFYDLFGQKVDVFYGDKINKLEDKGLIKSTDRVIKLTDQGKLFANQVFLAFID from the coding sequence ATGACTAATTCAAAGAAAGAGCTATTAAATAAATTTAGAGATAGAGGGTTATCCCTCTATTTTCATTTTCCATTTTGCAAATCAAAATGCTCATACTGTGACTTTTATTCATTGACTGGAAAAGCTGATTTGAAATCAGAATATATAAAAGCCTTAATTGCTGAGCTGGATTTATCAGGGAGGAGATTTAGCAGTTTATATCCAGAGCCTTCGACTATTTATTTTGGTGGAGGCACTCCCTCTTTATTTAATCCAGCTAATTTTAATTTAATAATAGAAAAAGTCAAATCGAACTTTGGCTTAAAATTAGATCCAGAAATTACACTGGAGATAAATCCAGCAGATATTAACTCTTTTGAAGAGTTGAAAGAATTTAAGCAGGCTGGAATTAATAGGTTTAGCTTAGGAGTTCAGTCATTAAATGATGAAGAATTAAAGTTATTAGACAGACGCCATGATAGCAAACAGGCCAGGGAAGTTATTAAATTTCTGCATGAGCTTGGAGTTAATTTTAGTGTGGATCTGATTTCAAGCCTACCAGGGCAGAAAAGTTTTGATTATCTTACAAGCCTTAAAGAGCTGGTAAAATATAGGCCGAACCACTTTTCTATATATAATCTGCAGCTGGAGGAAGGAACAGAATTATTTAGGGCAGTTGCAAATGGAGAGCTTCCTGAAATATCTGAGGACGTTGATGCCATAAATTATAAGAATACCGAAAGGATCTTAAAATCTGCTGGCTATGACCATTATGAAATATCCAGCTTTGCTTTGCCAGGTTATCAATCAGCTCATAATAGTTCTTATTGGAGGTTTATCCCCTATTTAGGTTTAGGGCCTGGAGCACATTCCTTTATTGAGCTTAATAGAATCGAGAATTTAAAAGATTTAGATTCATATATTAAATTAAACTCTAAAAATCAAGAGGCAGAACATCAAATTGATGAGTTGATCATTAAGGAGCTAAGAAGTGAATTTATGTTTTTAGGTTTAAGAATGGAGCAGGGCATTTTAAAGAAAGAGTTCTATGATCTATTTGGTCAGAAAGTAGACGTTTTTTATGGAGATAAAATCAATAAGTTAGAGGATAAAGGTCTGATAAAAAGTACTGATAGAGTTATTAAACTAACCGATCAGGGCAAGTTATTTGCTAACCAGGTTTTTTTGGCGTTTATTGACTAA